A single region of the Thioalkalivibrio nitratireducens DSM 14787 genome encodes:
- a CDS encoding autotransporter assembly complex protein TamA — MTALQSNRQRPCWQTSRPAWLPAVLLSLSLGSGAADAQGIPELRIDGGTTEQRDNIRAFLPMTRYSCELPEFRERGVIRDAGDRVRQALRALGHYQPQLELIVARTEECWNLELQLDPGPVARIAAVDVQVTGEGAEDPAFVAIATAPGIAVGDRLRHDHYDRLRSRLIRAAADRGYFDAELTTSQLRVDPEANVAQVVLHMDSGPRYRFGPITLEQDILRPEFVERLYPFETGAPYSSGQLIALQRNLSDSGYFESVRVRPRVDDAVDREVPITAEVGTRKRTAYEARLGFSTDTGPRLGLAMDRRYANRRGHRYHAELEASTKRSGIGFNYDIPLRDPLREHLSLFATYRTEDTAGTRSDRAQIGASRVRQHASGWQTTEGIRYEYEEFTVGGVSDTTQMLLPSYRVNRSESDDPLFPRNGYRVELLGQGAHESLASSISFLQARGSAKYIRGLGAGRMILRGDAGLTYSDDVQEMPKSLRFFAGGDTSVRGFGFQKLGPQDDEGRIIGGRHLLVGSVEYDHPFGDGPWGGAVFLDAGNAFDSFDDYDLKLGFGAGVRWRSPVGPIRVDLAHAPDSPDSFRIHFTMGPDL, encoded by the coding sequence ATGACGGCTCTCCAATCGAATCGGCAACGCCCCTGCTGGCAGACCTCCCGGCCGGCATGGCTTCCCGCGGTGCTGCTGTCTCTGTCGCTGGGCTCCGGCGCCGCGGACGCGCAGGGCATACCGGAACTTCGGATCGACGGCGGCACCACCGAGCAGCGGGATAACATCCGCGCGTTCCTGCCGATGACCCGCTACAGCTGCGAGCTTCCCGAGTTCCGCGAACGCGGGGTCATCCGCGATGCGGGTGACCGGGTGCGCCAGGCACTGCGGGCGCTGGGTCACTACCAGCCGCAACTGGAACTGATCGTCGCCCGTACCGAGGAATGCTGGAACCTCGAGCTGCAGCTGGATCCCGGTCCGGTCGCCCGGATCGCGGCAGTCGACGTACAGGTCACCGGTGAGGGCGCGGAAGACCCAGCGTTCGTCGCCATCGCCACCGCGCCCGGGATCGCGGTCGGCGATCGGTTGCGTCACGACCACTACGATCGCCTGCGCTCCCGCCTGATCCGGGCCGCGGCCGACCGGGGCTACTTCGACGCCGAACTGACGACGAGCCAGTTGCGGGTGGATCCAGAGGCCAACGTGGCGCAAGTGGTCCTGCACATGGACAGCGGGCCCCGTTACCGCTTCGGGCCGATCACGCTCGAGCAGGACATCCTGCGTCCGGAGTTCGTCGAGCGTCTGTACCCGTTCGAGACCGGCGCGCCTTACAGCTCGGGGCAGCTGATCGCGCTGCAACGCAACCTGAGCGACAGCGGGTACTTCGAGTCGGTACGGGTCCGGCCACGCGTCGATGACGCGGTCGACCGCGAGGTGCCGATCACCGCCGAAGTCGGCACCCGCAAGCGCACGGCCTACGAGGCCCGGCTGGGCTTCTCCACCGATACCGGCCCGCGCCTGGGCCTGGCGATGGACCGTCGCTACGCCAACCGCCGGGGACATCGCTACCACGCGGAGCTCGAAGCCTCGACCAAGCGATCCGGGATCGGCTTCAATTACGACATCCCGCTACGGGATCCGCTACGGGAACACTTGAGCCTGTTCGCCACCTACCGTACCGAGGACACCGCCGGCACCCGATCCGACCGGGCCCAGATCGGCGCGAGCCGGGTGCGCCAGCACGCCTCCGGATGGCAGACCACCGAGGGCATCCGCTACGAGTATGAGGAATTCACCGTTGGCGGGGTCAGTGATACGACGCAGATGCTGTTGCCCTCCTACCGCGTGAACCGATCCGAGTCGGACGACCCGCTGTTTCCGCGCAACGGCTACCGCGTGGAACTGCTGGGCCAGGGCGCGCACGAGAGCCTCGCCTCCAGTATCAGCTTCCTGCAGGCACGGGGCAGCGCGAAATACATCCGGGGTCTAGGGGCGGGCCGGATGATCCTGCGGGGTGACGCGGGGCTGACCTACAGCGACGATGTGCAGGAGATGCCGAAATCGCTGCGCTTCTTTGCGGGCGGCGACACCAGCGTACGCGGCTTCGGATTCCAGAAACTGGGGCCGCAGGATGACGAAGGACGCATCATTGGCGGCCGCCACCTGCTGGTCGGCAGCGTCGAGTACGACCACCCGTTCGGCGACGGTCCCTGGGGCGGCGCGGTGTTCCTCGATGCCGGCAACGCCTTCGACAGCTTCGACGACTACGATCTGAAACTGGGCTTCGGCGCCGGAGTGCGCTGGCGCTCGCCGGTGGGGCCGATCCGGGTGGATCTGGCCCACGCCCCCGATTCCCCGGACAGTTTCCGGATCCACTTCACGATGGGACCGGATCTGTGA
- a CDS encoding translocation/assembly module TamB domain-containing protein, whose product MIRSLRLLFGLLGWVLILALLAVAGAVALIATEDGTRWLFAQAERHAPMEFRAARVEGTLFRGLTLGDLAVDAAGTRVELTSGRIELDALALLRLTVRVRDLDLAGLVVDLPEADPERPEPTATPELPESVDLPVRVQVDRFRLADVELRQEGATLLEIDRLALRLDADADGLQLADLELALPGTEVWLDAGVQPAGAWPLSLEGRWRVDLPEAVALGLQAERAEGRLTVAGDLRERLQLRHSLQAGAVMETDLVVQDLLGTPRFDLQNRWEPFHYRLNAEAAQVEAGELRLQGQLDAWDARLATAVQWGALPVATLNTAIEGSLQHAEILELAVSSVAGQLEARGRVDFADALAWTLDAGLRDLAGEALGLDLDADVESLQLATSGRLPREGEAELERLLQTMSATVEIRELLAQVDGQPLAGSGRVAVAQGQARIDDLLLHLGTDGRIRLDGDATLGAEIPFHLALAADALDLGFLMPERELALPRLRLRADGRFAPETGALAATVALEDFAARVDGQPLSATADLALSETRVRIRTFDLALPADGHLNVRGQVGFGAGIEWELRLAGQGIDPGVLFPDLPGRLALDLNSRGTLPPDGVVEATVELRELRGELRDQPVQGVANTGIAGTQVRVDALDLRVGANRLTASGDLGEVLALELALNAPELDRLLPALGGRIELDARVSGTPESPRIAARAEGHALRYDDLQLERLDLQLDAGLDPEAPAELSLRLAELRAGGQRVRELQLDADGRASDHRLELAVEAGDLGRLQLHAAGGYDLQQALWNGRLEQLDLEQAQAGRWALRQPVPVTAGPARANLGDLCLVRANADICLSGDWTAAVGGQGRLSLQDLDLAWLEPVLPPTTTIEGRLNARLEAAVDAAATPRGELSVTPTDGQIRLTLPDGSEQIIPYRDVRLSARIDDQDLRADLGLSFLEDGIARAVVQMRPEGDSHRIDGAIQAGLESLEWIGAFSPEIQNVRGRLHADLELGGRLDAPLVQGSLRIGDAGVLIPEAGLDLELPQFVAEVVSAEEMRLSGELRSGGESLQLEGELGFAGQRPEAEIRVVGERFLAVNRPDIRARVSPDVTLRFRPERLTVRGEVRVPWARILPPDLPPGSVGVSRDEVVIGEEAEHTDALPMDIQVRIVLGDDVRFDGFGLVARFTGDLDVVDVPGRPLQMFGDVRIPEGSYQAYGQDLTVERGLVIFQGPPETPALDIRAVRRVPAYDVVVGLEIGGVPDELSSRVVSEPPMDDTEAMAFLLTGRPLSGASQADGNLIAGAAAAWGLEQGGLITQRLGSELGLDEVELDTDAGLDQSALTIGKYLSPRLLLRYSMGLFDDSYKVMLRYELTRSLSVETTSSALGQSVDLIYRIER is encoded by the coding sequence GTGATTCGGAGTCTGCGCCTGCTGTTCGGCCTGCTGGGCTGGGTACTGATCCTGGCCCTGCTCGCCGTCGCCGGCGCGGTGGCACTGATCGCCACCGAGGACGGCACTCGCTGGCTGTTTGCACAGGCCGAGCGCCATGCGCCGATGGAGTTCCGGGCCGCCCGCGTCGAGGGCACGCTGTTCCGCGGGCTGACGCTGGGCGACCTGGCCGTGGACGCGGCCGGAACCCGGGTTGAGTTGACTTCCGGGCGTATCGAACTCGACGCGCTGGCGCTGCTGCGACTGACCGTCCGTGTTCGCGACCTCGACCTCGCCGGCCTGGTGGTGGACCTGCCGGAGGCGGATCCCGAACGGCCGGAGCCCACTGCAACACCGGAACTCCCCGAATCCGTCGACCTCCCGGTGCGCGTGCAGGTCGACCGTTTCCGCCTGGCCGACGTCGAGCTGCGCCAGGAAGGCGCGACCCTGCTGGAGATCGATCGCCTCGCGCTGCGGCTGGACGCGGATGCCGACGGTCTGCAACTGGCCGATCTGGAACTGGCGCTGCCGGGCACCGAGGTCTGGCTGGACGCCGGGGTGCAGCCGGCGGGCGCCTGGCCGCTGTCTCTCGAGGGGCGCTGGCGGGTCGACCTGCCGGAAGCCGTTGCGCTGGGATTGCAGGCCGAGCGGGCCGAGGGCCGCCTGACGGTCGCCGGCGATCTGCGCGAACGCCTGCAGCTACGGCACAGCCTGCAGGCGGGGGCCGTGATGGAGACGGACCTGGTGGTGCAAGACCTGCTGGGCACGCCCCGGTTCGACCTGCAGAATCGTTGGGAGCCCTTCCACTACCGGCTGAATGCCGAAGCGGCGCAGGTCGAGGCCGGCGAACTCCGGCTACAAGGTCAACTCGACGCCTGGGACGCACGGCTCGCGACTGCCGTGCAATGGGGCGCACTGCCGGTAGCCACGCTGAACACCGCGATCGAAGGCTCGCTGCAGCACGCGGAAATCCTGGAACTCGCGGTCAGCAGTGTCGCGGGCCAGCTGGAGGCGCGCGGGCGGGTAGATTTTGCCGACGCGCTGGCCTGGACCCTGGACGCCGGGCTGCGCGACCTGGCGGGCGAAGCGCTGGGGCTTGACCTGGATGCCGATGTGGAGTCGCTGCAGCTGGCGACCTCGGGCCGCCTGCCGCGCGAAGGCGAGGCAGAACTGGAGCGCCTGCTGCAGACGATGTCGGCCACGGTGGAAATCCGCGAGCTGCTGGCGCAAGTCGACGGGCAGCCGCTGGCCGGCTCGGGCCGCGTGGCGGTCGCGCAGGGACAGGCCCGGATCGACGATCTGCTACTGCATCTGGGCACCGATGGCCGGATCCGGCTCGACGGAGACGCGACCCTGGGCGCGGAGATTCCGTTCCACCTGGCGCTGGCCGCCGACGCGCTCGATCTGGGGTTCCTGATGCCGGAGCGCGAACTGGCGCTGCCGCGCCTGCGGCTGCGGGCCGACGGGCGCTTCGCACCGGAGACCGGCGCGCTCGCTGCCACCGTGGCACTGGAGGACTTCGCGGCGCGCGTCGATGGCCAGCCGCTGTCGGCCACCGCCGATCTGGCACTCTCCGAGACCCGGGTGCGGATCCGCACGTTCGACCTCGCGCTGCCGGCGGACGGCCACCTGAACGTCCGCGGCCAGGTCGGCTTCGGGGCCGGGATCGAATGGGAGCTGCGGCTCGCGGGCCAGGGCATCGATCCGGGTGTGCTGTTCCCGGATCTGCCCGGCCGCCTGGCGCTGGACCTGAACAGTCGAGGCACGCTGCCACCGGACGGCGTCGTCGAGGCGACGGTGGAGCTGCGCGAACTGCGCGGCGAACTGCGTGACCAACCGGTGCAGGGGGTGGCGAACACGGGGATTGCGGGCACCCAGGTTCGGGTCGACGCGCTGGACCTGCGGGTCGGCGCGAACCGCCTGACGGCGAGCGGCGATCTCGGCGAAGTGCTGGCGTTGGAACTGGCCCTGAACGCCCCGGAACTCGACCGCCTGCTGCCCGCCCTGGGCGGGCGCATCGAACTCGATGCGCGGGTCTCGGGCACGCCCGAGAGCCCCCGTATCGCGGCCCGGGCCGAGGGCCATGCCCTGCGCTACGACGACCTCCAGCTGGAGCGCCTGGATCTTCAGCTCGACGCGGGGCTGGACCCCGAGGCTCCGGCGGAATTGTCACTGCGCCTCGCGGAACTCCGGGCCGGCGGACAGCGTGTCCGCGAACTGCAACTGGATGCCGACGGGCGGGCCTCCGACCACCGGCTGGAACTCGCGGTGGAGGCCGGCGACCTGGGCCGCTTGCAGCTGCACGCGGCCGGCGGCTACGACCTCCAACAGGCACTGTGGAACGGCCGGCTGGAGCAGCTGGATCTCGAGCAGGCTCAGGCCGGGCGGTGGGCGTTGCGACAGCCGGTGCCGGTCACCGCCGGACCGGCCCGGGCAAACCTGGGCGACCTGTGCCTGGTCCGCGCGAATGCAGACATCTGCCTGAGTGGCGACTGGACGGCCGCCGTTGGCGGCCAGGGCCGACTATCGCTTCAGGATCTCGATCTCGCCTGGCTGGAGCCGGTGCTGCCCCCGACGACGACGATCGAGGGACGGCTGAACGCGCGGCTGGAGGCCGCGGTGGATGCCGCCGCGACGCCGCGCGGCGAGCTGTCGGTGACGCCGACGGACGGGCAGATCCGCCTGACGCTGCCCGACGGCAGCGAGCAGATCATCCCCTACCGGGATGTGCGCCTGTCGGCACGGATCGATGACCAGGATCTGCGGGCGGACCTGGGCCTGTCGTTCCTGGAGGACGGCATCGCCAGAGCAGTCGTGCAGATGAGGCCCGAGGGCGACAGCCACCGGATCGACGGGGCGATTCAAGCGGGCCTGGAATCGCTGGAATGGATCGGGGCGTTCTCGCCAGAGATCCAGAACGTGCGGGGCCGGCTGCACGCCGATCTCGAACTCGGGGGCCGACTCGACGCACCGCTGGTGCAGGGCAGCCTGCGCATCGGCGACGCCGGGGTGCTGATCCCGGAGGCGGGTCTCGACCTCGAACTGCCGCAGTTTGTCGCCGAGGTCGTATCCGCGGAGGAGATGCGTCTGAGCGGCGAGCTGCGATCCGGCGGCGAGAGTCTGCAGCTCGAGGGCGAACTGGGATTCGCGGGACAGCGCCCGGAGGCGGAAATCCGGGTGGTCGGGGAGCGATTCCTGGCCGTGAACCGGCCCGACATCCGTGCCCGGGTCAGCCCGGACGTGACGCTGCGCTTCCGGCCGGAACGGCTGACGGTGCGCGGCGAGGTCCGAGTGCCCTGGGCACGGATCCTGCCACCCGACCTGCCACCAGGGTCGGTCGGCGTGTCGCGCGACGAGGTCGTGATCGGCGAGGAGGCCGAGCACACGGACGCGTTACCCATGGACATCCAGGTGCGTATCGTGCTCGGCGACGACGTGCGTTTCGACGGGTTCGGCCTGGTCGCCCGTTTCACCGGCGATCTGGACGTGGTCGACGTGCCGGGACGGCCGCTGCAGATGTTCGGCGACGTGCGCATTCCGGAGGGCAGTTACCAGGCCTACGGGCAGGACCTGACGGTGGAACGCGGACTGGTGATCTTTCAGGGTCCGCCGGAAACCCCGGCACTGGACATTCGCGCGGTACGTCGCGTGCCCGCGTACGACGTGGTCGTCGGGCTGGAGATCGGCGGTGTACCGGACGAACTGAGTTCGCGGGTCGTCTCGGAACCGCCGATGGACGATACCGAGGCGATGGCCTTCCTGCTGACCGGACGCCCGCTCTCGGGAGCTTCGCAGGCCGACGGCAACCTGATCGCCGGCGCCGCCGCGGCCTGGGGCCTGGAGCAGGGCGGGCTGATCACGCAGCGGCTCGGGAGCGAACTGGGGCTGGACGAGGTCGAGCTCGACACCGACGCCGGCCTGGACCAGAGCGCGCTGACGATCGGGAAATATCTGTCACCGAGGCTGCTGCTGCGCTACAGCATGGGGCTGTTCGACGATTCCTACAAGGTGATGCTGCGCTACGAGCTGACCCGCTCGCTGAGCGTCGAGACAACCTCCAGTGCGCTCGGACAGAGCGTCGACCTGATCTACCGCATCGAGCGCTGA